The DNA segment AATCTCAAAACATTTCTTTTGAAGAACGTCCTCCCAACGCCGCATTTTTGACAGGCACGCTGAGCTTTATTAACGATTCAAAAATGTATTTTAAAGAATTTGTTGTCTTGAAACCAGATGGAGTAACCACCTTGAAATACGGTTATAGTTATTTGACGAAAGATGATACTCTGATTTTTAGATATGATAACGCCTTAGATCCGCGAGCTAAAAAGCTTTCTACTTATCCTGAGCATAAACACCAACAGAAAAAATTAGTGCCTGCTACTAAACCTGCGTTTGCTGAGATATTAAGCGAAATTTCAAAAATGATAGAAATTGAGAAATAAGTTAAGAAACATATGCGACATTGGGAGGTAATAGGTTAGTTATGCTTAAAGTCGCCACTGCCGGGGAGATGCGGGATATTGACCGTAGTACGATTAAAAAATACGGCATTGCAGGGACTGTGCTTATGGAGAGGGCAGGACGTGCAGTAGCTGAAAAAATAAATAAACTGTTCACTGTTCACTGTTCACCGTTCACTGTCTTTATTTTTTGCGGAGGCGGCAACAACGGCGGGGACGGGTTTGTCATTGCAAGGCTTCTTCATGAGCAGGGTAAAGATGTTAAGGTCTTTCTTTCGGCAAAACCCGAAGATTTAAAAGGCGACGCAAAAATTAATTATGACTCCGCCGTAAAATCCGCCGTCAGGATTTTTTCTTTAAAAAAGTTTTTGTCTGTTCACTGTTCACTGTTAACTGTTAACTGTCTCATTGTTGATGCCCTCCTCGGCACAGGACTCAGCAAGCCCGTAGCAGGAGACCTTGCAAAATGTATTACCTTGATAAACAGTCATAGGTTGTCAATTGCCCAGAAGTCCGGAGTTTGCCTGCCAGCAGGCAAGCTCCAGACTTCTAACTTTGCAGTGGTTTCCGTTGACATCCCCTCAGGCATCTCATCAGACACAGGACAGATTATGGGTTGTGCGGTTAAGGCAGACTATACAGTCACTTTCGGACTTCCCAAAAGAGGACACCTGCTGTATCCCGGGGCTGAACATACCGGGGAATTATTTATTGAGAAGATCGGCTTCCCTGATGAACTGCTTGCATCAGAAAAAATCAAGGTTAATTTAATAGAAAAGCCTGATGTAATCAAGCTGCTTCCTCAAAGACCAAAATATTCCCACAAAGGAACGTACGGGCACGTGCTTTTAATAGCAGGTTCAAGGGGAAAAACCGGCGCAGCATTTATGTCTGCAAAGGCGTGCCTCAGGGCAGGCGCCGGACTTGTGACAATAGGGGTGCCGGAGTCTCTTTTAAATATATTTCAGGCGAGGGTTACTGAGGAGATGGTTTTACCCCTGCCTGACAAAGGGAACGGCACGCTTTCATTCAGGGCAGTTGACGCGATACTTGAATTTATCAGCAAAAAAGTAAAGGTCTTTGCCATAGGTCCGGGAATTTCTGTCAGCGATGATATCTCAAAATTAGTCGGTGCGCTTATTATAAATTCAAAAGTCCCAATGGTTATTGACGCTGACGGAATCAATGCGATTGCAGGCAGAAGCAGTATTTTAAAAAAGGCAAAGGCGCCGGTAATTCTCACGCCTCATGTCGGGGAAATGGCAAGGCTTTTGGAGGGGTCAAGGGGTCAAGGGGTCAAGGGGTCAAGGGGGGTAACCGCAGGCTTTAGCCTGCGTGAAAAAGTAGAAGAAAACAGAATTGATACTGCAATTTCCTTTGCAAAGAAGACTAAGGCGTATCTCATACTTAAAGGTGTCCCGACTGTGATTGCCACTCCCGGGGGCGATGCATTTATAAACCCCACGGGCAATCCCGGAATGGCGACTGCCGGTACAGGAGATGTACTGACAGGCATGATTTCTGCCTTGCTTGCTCAGGGCTTAAGCCCTCAAAATGCTGCAATTTCAGGTAGTTATATGCACGGAATTACCGGAGATGTTATTGCCGGCAGAAAAGGGGAACATTCCTTAATCGCATCTGATATGATTAATGCAATACCCGCCGTTTTTAAATCGCTTGTTGAATTTCACGCTAAAGTGTAAAGTATTTTTACGGCATAACTTTTTGAATTATTTAATTTTTTCATGGGTGTTATAAGTATTATTTAATTGACATTGTAAGAAAAAAATAATAAACTTCTATTATATTCATACATACATTGTTATTCATAAGAAAATCAATAATTAAAAAAATATAAAATTCAAAGGAGGTATTTTATGATTTCAGGGAGAAATACAAATTCACGTTTGGTGATTCTGTGCATGACGCTGGCGCTGATATTAATCAGCACGAGCGCATTTGCTGTTTACCAGACTAATCTTTCATCGTGGGGATATATAATGGACGGCTCAAATTACCTTGATGCAAGCAACTACTCGGTTCCAACAATGTATGACTGGAACAGTGACGGTTTGCAGGATTTATTAGTCGGTCAGAACAATGGCGGAAACGGCTATGTCAGTTACTATCAGAATTACGGCACTGCCACTTCTCCGGTGTTTAATGGATTTTCATATATATCCAGGCATGCACTGCGACTTGTAATCCGTTGAGTGTCACCGGCGATGGTTGACAGGGCTCATACCCTACAGTCGTGGACTGGAATAATGACGGAAAACATGATTTACTGGCAGGGAATGGATTAGGGCAAGTAACTATTTTTCTTAATACAAACAACAATTCAGCCCCTGTTTTAGACGGCGGTGTCAAGGTATATGCCGGCGCAGGGTGGCTTGATGTTGGAAACAGGGCGGCGTCAGATGTGACAGATTGGAATGGGGACGGAAAGAAAGACCTTGTTATAGGTAATCTTGACGGAAATATCAAAATCTATTTAAATGAGGGTACAGATGCATCTCCGGTTTATAATTCAGGAACCAATTTAACATTAAGCGGCGGAGCGGTTTTTGATGTCGGCTCAAGGTCAGCGCCGAGGGTAGTTGACTGGAATCACGATGGGAAACAGGACCTTATGGTCGGAGAATATTACGGGTATATTTACTATCTGCAGAATGTCGGGACAAACAGCGCGCCTGTATTTAATTCTGCTGAACAATTATTGTTGGCAGACGGCACGGCGCTCCGTTACATTGACTCTGAACTTCCTGCTACTCCACGCTCCCGTTTTGATGTTGTTGACTGGGACGGCAACGGCTACAGCGACTTAATCGTAGGCGGCAAAGACGGAAGACTTATGATTTACGGAGCGGCCCCTGAGCCTTTGTCTGCAGTGTTATTTATTATTGGCGGCGGAGTGATGGGTCTCAGAGGGCTGAGGAAGGGGCTTAGAAAAGATAAACATAACACATTATAAAATTAAAGTATTTTGAGGTGGTGATAAAAGTCCGCTGTCCCTGAGTGCCGGGACAGCGGACTTTTTTATATGTCTGCGGCATATTTTGTCAGCCGTAGGCATGAATAATTTCCCGTCTCAATTGACAATCAGCTTAGCCACTCCTTATAATTATAAGATTATATTCTTGTATGATGTCCTACGCTCAGAGCTTGTGTAATGAAGTGTATTAGCTGCTAAATCAAGAACATGGTGTTTTGATATGCGAATTACCGTATCCAGCATTCCGGAAACAGGACTGGAGCAGGAGATTAAGATAGCAGCCCCTTCTGATGACATAATCAAGGGGGAGGTGCATGGTTTTTTTAAGATATTTAAAATCGACGACAGAGTATTGGTAAAAGGCTGGGCTAACGCAGCAGCATCCCTGTTATGCAGCCGCTGTTTGGAACAATGCTCCTGTCCGCTTAACGTCAAATTTGATGTTGAGTATCTTCCGCTAAAGGAAGTTATTGAAGTTGGCGAGCATGAATTAACAAAAGAGGAATTAGACGTTAGTTTTTATGAAAATGATCAGATAGACGTTGAGGAATTAGTCAGGGAGCAGATACTCCTTGCTGTTCCGATGAAGCCTTTATGCAGGGCTGATTGCAGGGGGTTATGCCCGAAGTGCGGCAGGAATTTAAACGAGGGAGCATGTTCCTGCATTGTTGACGATATAGACCCGAGGTTAGCTAAACTCAGAAAATTTCAGTCCCGGCGTTCCGGGATTGAAAAATAGAAAGGAGTATAAATATGCCAAATCCTACACACAGGCATTCAAGGTCCAGGCGGGATAAGAGGAGGGCCAACTGGAAGATTGAAGCCCCTAATATTGCCCTCTGCCCTGACTGCCACGAACCGAAACTGCCTCACCGTATTTGTCCGCACTGCGGAACATACAGGGGCAAGAGAATTATTGAAATAGTTGAAAAAGAAACTGTATGAAAATTGCTCTGGATGCAATGGGCGGCGATCATGCCCCTGCAGTTACAGTAGAAGGCGCTGTTGAAATTGTTAATGAGGCGGATGACATATCTGTCATACTCGTCGGCAATGAAACGGAGATTGAGAATGAACTCAAAGGGAAAAAATATCCGCCTTCCACAATTATCGTAAAGCACGCTTCACAGATTGTCGGGATGGATGAGTCTCCGGCGGCGGCGTTCAGGCAGAAAAAGGATTCTTCCATCAGAGTTGCCGTTGAACTTGTGAAATCCGGCGATGCAGATGCAGTGGTAAGCGCCGGCAATTCGGGAGTAGTTATGGCAACATCGCTTTATGTTCTCGGAAGAATTCCCGGAGTTGAAAGACCTGCTATTGCCGCTATTATGCCTACATTAAAAGGTCTGTTTGTCCTGATTGACGCAGGGGCGAATGTAGACTGCAAGCCGTCTCATTTACTGCACTTTGCAATCATGGGGGAGGCTTACGCGAGGAGTATCTTTAATATTGATTCCCCGAAGATTGCCCTGCTGGGCATAGGAGAGGAAGACGCAAAGGGGAATGAGCTTACCAAAGAGGCATTTAAACTTTTAAGAGATTCAGACATCAATTTTTCAGGCAATATAGAGGGCAAGGATATATTTGCAGGCGAGGCTGACGTTGTTGTCTGCGACGGATTTGTCGGCAATATCGCGCTTAAGATAAGCGAAGGACTTTCCGAGGCGATAACAAAGATGCTCAAGAGGGAAATTTCCGAGAAGATGACCGGCAGGTTCGGATATCTGTTAATAAAGGATGCATTAAAGAACTTCAAGAAAAAAACAGATTATGCAGAATACGGCGGGGCTCCGCTTTTAGGCATAAACAAGCCGTGCATAATCAGCCATGGCCGTTCAACCACAAAGGCAATCAAAAATGCGTTGAAACTTGCCGATGAATTTTATAAAAAAGGTCTTATTGATATTATGACCAGGGAATTCGATGAAATAATTTCACGGGGAGAACAAGAACTTGTTAAAAAGTAGAATAGCCGGCACGGGCTCTTATGTGCCGGAAAAAGTCCTCAGCAATTTTGACCTTGAGAAGATGGTAGATACCACTGATGAATGGATTACCGAGAGGACGGGAATAAAAGAGAGAAGAATTGCAAAAAATACGCAGGCGGCATCTGATCTGGGACTTGAAGCGGCAAAGAGGGCAATAAAGAGCGCGGGCATAAAGCCTAAGGACATTGATTTAATAATTACTGCCACGGTGTCGGGAGATATGCCGTTTCCTCCTACTGCATCAATAATACAGGGGAAACTCGGCGCAAAAAATGCAGGGGCCTTTGACCTTAATGCGACATGCAGCGGATTTGTGTACGGGCTTTCGGTTGCGGATAACTTTATCAGGGCAGGGACTTTTAAAAAGATACTCGTTATTGGAACGGAGGTCTTATCAAGGATTACTGACTGGGAAGACAGGGCAACCTGTATTTTATTCGGCGACGGCGCCGGAGCCGTAATTCTGGAGGCTGCAAAAGAGGACCGGGGGATTATGTCCTTAAGCCTGCATTCAGACGGGAATCTCTGGGATTTAATCTGTCTCCCGGGCGGCGGGTCCAGGCATCCGGTATCCAAAGAAAGCATGAAGGAAAAATTGCATTACATAAAAATGAAGGGCAATGAGACCTTTAAGGTTGCGGTAAGGACTCTTGAGAGCCTTGTTGTGGATACTTTAAAGGCTGCTAAGATAAAACCCTCCCAGCTGGCCCTGCTTATTCCGCATCAGGCCAATATGAGGATAATACAAGCAACGGCAAGCAGGCTTAACCTGCCGATGGACAAGGTTGCCGTCAACATACATAAATACGGGAATACCTCAAGCGCGTCAATTCCGATAGCGCTTGATGAGGCGGTCAGGACAGGCAGGATACGCAAAGGCGATTATGTTTTGCTTGAGGCCTTCGGCGGCGGGCTTACGTGGGGCGCCGTGCTGATTAAATGGTAAATGATATGCAAAAAGTTCAAATTCCAAAGTTCAAATATCAAATAAATACCAAATGATTTAATGCCAAATTATTTTATAATTTTTATGTTTTGGACTTGATTTGACATTTGGATTTTGACATTTGAGTATTTTCAGGAGGTTTTATGGATTATTTTTTGACTGAAGAACAGGCGATGATACGCGACCTTGCAAGGCAGATTGCGGACGAGAAAATCACCCCTGTAAGGGCTGAGCTTGATGAGAAGGAAGAATTTCCGTGGGAGATAATAAAGGTTATTGCCCAGTCAGACCTTCTGCGCATTTTCATACCGGAAGAATATGAAGGTTTGGGCAAGGGCGGGTTTGAGCTGGTCCTTGCGGTTGAGGAACTAAGCAGGGCATGTCTTGGCATTTCTACGACATATGCGGCAAATGCGCTCGGGACTTATCCCATACTGCTTTACGGCTCGGATGCGCAAAAGAAAAAATATCTTCCTGACATTGCATCAGGCAAAAGGCTTGTTGCCTTCGGGCTTACAGAAGCAAATGCGGGAAGCGACGCCGCAGGCATTCAGACCACGGCAAAGCTTGAGGGGAATGAATATGTCCTTAACGGCACAAAGCAGTGGATAACCAACGGCGGAGAGGCGGAGATATACACAATAATTGCAATGACGGACAAGAGCAAGGGACCGCGCGGGGCCTCGGCATTTATTGTTGAAAAAGGCACGCCCGGCTTTACCTTCGGCAAAAAAGAAAACAAGATGGGCATCAGGGCGTCATCAACAAGGGAATTAATATTTCAGGACTGCCGCATCCCCAAGGAAAACATCATCAGCAAGGAAGGGATGGGTTTTATAGTTGCGATGAAGACCCTTGATAATTCAAGGACCGGCGTGGGAGCTCAGGGCGTCGGAGTGGCTCAGGGCGCGTTTGATGCCGCTGCTTCGTTTGCGAGGGAGAGGCATCAGTTCGGGCATCCTGTAATCAGCTTTCAGGCAGTACAGCATATTCTTGCGGATATGGCGACTCAGATTGAGGCGGCGAGGGCGCTTGTGTATTCCGTTGCCAAATTTATAGACAGCAAGGCAAAGGATGTATCAAAGGAGTCTGCAATGGCAAAGGTGTTTGCCACGGATGTAGCTATGAAGGTCACGGTTGACGCGGTGCAGGTCATGGGCGGCTCAGGATACATGAAGGAATATCCCGTTGAAAAGATGATGCGCGACGCCAAGATTCTCCAGATATACGAAGGCACAAACCAGATACAGCGGAATGTCATAGGACAGGCGCTGATAAAAGAAACGGCAAAGAAGAAATAATTTTAGTAACTTTTCAATATCCCATAGTCTCTGCTGTGGGGTTTCCTAATTTTTGTCATTCTGGCTTGTCCAGAATCTTTCTGAAGGATTACCGATTAATATCCAATCGTTTTTAAACCGGACATTAGTGATTTGCCTTGACAAACTTTCCTAAAACTTGTTATTGTAATACAAAGTAATACCATTGGGAGGCGCAATGCCGTCAAGACAAAGAGTTGTAATGACATTATCGGTCCCGCCGGATACGGCAAAGGAATACAGAAACATTGCAAAGGCAAAAGGCGAGACCATAAGCCAGTTTTTCAGGGAAGTCTTTTCATTTTATAAAGAAGAACAGCTCAAAGAAGAATTTTTTCAGCTGCAGAGATACGGGGTGAAAAAAGCAAGGGCGTTAAAGATTACTGAAAAAGAAGTTGAGAAATTAGTCTTTGAAGGCAGATAGTGCTAAGGGTTGTATTTGACACCAACGTTTATATCTCTGCCTTTAATTTCCCTCACAGCAAGGCTGAAGAAGCGTACTTACTCGCAGTAGAAAGAAAAGTTGAGCTTTATACCTCAGTGCCCATACTCACGGAAACCGCTAAAAAACTCAGAGAAAAGTTTTTATGGGATGATGAAAAGATTACCGCAGTCCTGAAACATATCAGTAAAGCCGCAGCAGTCTTAAAACCGGTTAAAAATATTACCCTGCTTTCAGACGGTCCTGACAACAGAATACTTGAATGCGCAAAAGAGGCAAATGCCAGCCTTATAGTCACAGGGGACAGGCACCTCCTGGCCCTGAAGAATTATGAGGGAATCGGCATTACAAGAATTGCAGGGTTTTTGTATTCGTTTTAACTTGAGGATAGAAACACTTTTGGAGAGACAATTTTAAGCCGGTTTAAGCCGGAGGTTTTTAGTTTGTTCGGAGAAATTTCAAGGAG comes from the Nitrospirota bacterium genome and includes:
- a CDS encoding NAD(P)H-hydrate dehydratase, encoding MLKVATAGEMRDIDRSTIKKYGIAGTVLMERAGRAVAEKINKLFTVHCSPFTVFIFCGGGNNGGDGFVIARLLHEQGKDVKVFLSAKPEDLKGDAKINYDSAVKSAVRIFSLKKFLSVHCSLLTVNCLIVDALLGTGLSKPVAGDLAKCITLINSHRLSIAQKSGVCLPAGKLQTSNFAVVSVDIPSGISSDTGQIMGCAVKADYTVTFGLPKRGHLLYPGAEHTGELFIEKIGFPDELLASEKIKVNLIEKPDVIKLLPQRPKYSHKGTYGHVLLIAGSRGKTGAAFMSAKACLRAGAGLVTIGVPESLLNIFQARVTEEMVLPLPDKGNGTLSFRAVDAILEFISKKVKVFAIGPGISVSDDISKLVGALIINSKVPMVIDADGINAIAGRSSILKKAKAPVILTPHVGEMARLLEGSRGQGVKGSRGVTAGFSLREKVEENRIDTAISFAKKTKAYLILKGVPTVIATPGGDAFINPTGNPGMATAGTGDVLTGMISALLAQGLSPQNAAISGSYMHGITGDVIAGRKGEHSLIASDMINAIPAVFKSLVEFHAKV
- a CDS encoding VCBS repeat-containing protein; the protein is MDWNNDGKHDLLAGNGLGQVTIFLNTNNNSAPVLDGGVKVYAGAGWLDVGNRAASDVTDWNGDGKKDLVIGNLDGNIKIYLNEGTDASPVYNSGTNLTLSGGAVFDVGSRSAPRVVDWNHDGKQDLMVGEYYGYIYYLQNVGTNSAPVFNSAEQLLLADGTALRYIDSELPATPRSRFDVVDWDGNGYSDLIVGGKDGRLMIYGAAPEPLSAVLFIIGGGVMGLRGLRKGLRKDKHNTL
- a CDS encoding DUF177 domain-containing protein, coding for MRITVSSIPETGLEQEIKIAAPSDDIIKGEVHGFFKIFKIDDRVLVKGWANAAASLLCSRCLEQCSCPLNVKFDVEYLPLKEVIEVGEHELTKEELDVSFYENDQIDVEELVREQILLAVPMKPLCRADCRGLCPKCGRNLNEGACSCIVDDIDPRLAKLRKFQSRRSGIEK
- the rpmF gene encoding 50S ribosomal protein L32 codes for the protein MPNPTHRHSRSRRDKRRANWKIEAPNIALCPDCHEPKLPHRICPHCGTYRGKRIIEIVEKETV
- the plsX gene encoding phosphate acyltransferase PlsX, producing MKIALDAMGGDHAPAVTVEGAVEIVNEADDISVILVGNETEIENELKGKKYPPSTIIVKHASQIVGMDESPAAAFRQKKDSSIRVAVELVKSGDADAVVSAGNSGVVMATSLYVLGRIPGVERPAIAAIMPTLKGLFVLIDAGANVDCKPSHLLHFAIMGEAYARSIFNIDSPKIALLGIGEEDAKGNELTKEAFKLLRDSDINFSGNIEGKDIFAGEADVVVCDGFVGNIALKISEGLSEAITKMLKREISEKMTGRFGYLLIKDALKNFKKKTDYAEYGGAPLLGINKPCIISHGRSTTKAIKNALKLADEFYKKGLIDIMTREFDEIISRGEQELVKK
- a CDS encoding ketoacyl-ACP synthase III translates to MLKSRIAGTGSYVPEKVLSNFDLEKMVDTTDEWITERTGIKERRIAKNTQAASDLGLEAAKRAIKSAGIKPKDIDLIITATVSGDMPFPPTASIIQGKLGAKNAGAFDLNATCSGFVYGLSVADNFIRAGTFKKILVIGTEVLSRITDWEDRATCILFGDGAGAVILEAAKEDRGIMSLSLHSDGNLWDLICLPGGGSRHPVSKESMKEKLHYIKMKGNETFKVAVRTLESLVVDTLKAAKIKPSQLALLIPHQANMRIIQATASRLNLPMDKVAVNIHKYGNTSSASIPIALDEAVRTGRIRKGDYVLLEAFGGGLTWGAVLIKW
- a CDS encoding acyl-CoA dehydrogenase family protein, yielding MDYFLTEEQAMIRDLARQIADEKITPVRAELDEKEEFPWEIIKVIAQSDLLRIFIPEEYEGLGKGGFELVLAVEELSRACLGISTTYAANALGTYPILLYGSDAQKKKYLPDIASGKRLVAFGLTEANAGSDAAGIQTTAKLEGNEYVLNGTKQWITNGGEAEIYTIIAMTDKSKGPRGASAFIVEKGTPGFTFGKKENKMGIRASSTRELIFQDCRIPKENIISKEGMGFIVAMKTLDNSRTGVGAQGVGVAQGAFDAAASFARERHQFGHPVISFQAVQHILADMATQIEAARALVYSVAKFIDSKAKDVSKESAMAKVFATDVAMKVTVDAVQVMGGSGYMKEYPVEKMMRDAKILQIYEGTNQIQRNVIGQALIKETAKKK
- a CDS encoding CopG family transcriptional regulator, with product MPSRQRVVMTLSVPPDTAKEYRNIAKAKGETISQFFREVFSFYKEEQLKEEFFQLQRYGVKKARALKITEKEVEKLVFEGR
- a CDS encoding putative toxin-antitoxin system toxin component, PIN family, whose amino-acid sequence is MLRVVFDTNVYISAFNFPHSKAEEAYLLAVERKVELYTSVPILTETAKKLREKFLWDDEKITAVLKHISKAAAVLKPVKNITLLSDGPDNRILECAKEANASLIVTGDRHLLALKNYEGIGITRIAGFLYSF